The Streptococcus sp. S5 genome contains a region encoding:
- a CDS encoding FtsX-like permease family protein codes for MFKLTSKLALSNLKQNRKLYYPFAIAIILTTMILYSFIALATTPHLEASYGGRTARAVLGFGCFVVQLVVVILVAYANGYVMKNRSKELGLYSVLGMEKKHLLVMTLWELLIFYILTVGVGLGLGLLFDPLIFALLLKCMGLPVVIQSTFQIGAVLNTLFGLALAFALILLLNSFRLLRYSSLHLMQQKKAGEKKGRFLLVQTLLGLGLLGIAFYLALTAERPVAAVQRFFIAVILVILATYLLFNAGTITFLRFLKGRKSYYYKPENFISVSNLIARMRKNAAGLATISILSTMVLVTLTGSLNLFIGGQNYLDTMYPSDYNISVGHMTSEAETEPVIEEVQAQIKKVADATHLSDYQVNQTTYWSAEIRKIDGKVLEVYDQSDQETGQELKTEGVVYFFDQATYEQLTGQKVELGENEILAYGYQYPGRLDSQLEINGKSFAIKQKLDSNFIQGKLPQADLFQHQMGLYLVLPDLNQLGLKIDKNLEFSISAKNKENQDFIAGMAKELYSTDKMSQYGGTLFGGVDRYSMEKEWRESAGTILFIGVFLSVIFLLATVLVIYYKQISEGYEDRENFVILQQVGLDQKQTGTTIRKQILTVFFLPLFFSFLYLGVAYKMIAKIVALLGANNAGLVLQTTLAICAVFFISYILVFLLTSRSYRKIVVR; via the coding sequence ATGTTTAAATTAACAAGTAAATTAGCTCTTTCCAACCTCAAACAAAATCGTAAGCTCTATTACCCTTTTGCTATAGCTATCATTTTAACGACTATGATCCTCTATAGCTTTATCGCCCTGGCAACGACCCCTCATTTAGAAGCTTCTTACGGAGGACGAACGGCAAGAGCTGTCCTTGGTTTTGGTTGTTTCGTCGTCCAGCTGGTCGTCGTCATTTTAGTGGCTTATGCCAATGGCTATGTTATGAAAAATCGTTCCAAAGAATTGGGATTATACAGTGTTTTGGGGATGGAGAAGAAGCATCTCCTCGTCATGACCTTATGGGAATTGCTTATCTTCTATATCCTCACAGTTGGAGTAGGACTGGGCTTGGGGCTCTTGTTTGATCCCTTGATTTTTGCCCTCCTCTTAAAATGTATGGGGCTTCCAGTCGTCATTCAATCGACCTTCCAGATAGGGGCTGTTCTTAACACTTTATTTGGGCTAGCCTTAGCTTTTGCCCTCATTCTCTTGTTAAATTCTTTCCGTCTCTTGCGCTACAGTTCCCTCCACCTCATGCAACAGAAAAAGGCAGGAGAGAAGAAAGGACGCTTCTTGCTGGTCCAAACTCTTTTAGGACTAGGACTCTTAGGAATTGCTTTCTATTTAGCGCTAACCGCAGAGCGTCCAGTTGCGGCTGTCCAAAGATTCTTTATTGCCGTTATCTTGGTCATTCTTGCGACTTATCTCTTATTCAACGCAGGCACCATTACCTTTTTAAGATTTCTCAAAGGTCGGAAATCCTACTATTACAAGCCAGAGAATTTTATATCCGTCTCCAACTTAATAGCACGGATGCGAAAAAATGCAGCGGGCCTTGCGACCATTAGTATTCTTTCCACCATGGTCTTGGTCACCTTAACAGGGTCGCTGAATCTCTTTATTGGAGGGCAGAATTACCTAGATACTATGTACCCTTCGGACTACAATATTAGTGTGGGGCATATGACTTCAGAAGCTGAAACAGAACCGGTTATTGAGGAGGTTCAAGCACAAATTAAGAAAGTGGCCGATGCGACACATCTATCAGATTATCAAGTGAATCAGACAACATACTGGTCGGCTGAAATTCGAAAGATTGATGGAAAGGTCTTAGAGGTTTATGACCAGTCCGATCAAGAAACTGGTCAGGAATTGAAGACAGAAGGAGTAGTCTACTTTTTTGATCAGGCAACTTATGAGCAACTGACGGGTCAAAAAGTTGAGCTTGGGGAAAATGAAATCCTAGCCTATGGGTATCAGTATCCTGGAAGACTAGACTCGCAATTAGAAATCAATGGAAAGAGCTTCGCGATTAAGCAAAAACTAGACTCCAATTTTATCCAAGGGAAACTCCCTCAAGCCGACCTGTTTCAACACCAAATGGGCTTGTATCTTGTCCTCCCTGACTTGAACCAACTGGGATTAAAAATTGATAAAAATTTGGAATTCTCTATTAGTGCTAAAAATAAAGAAAACCAAGATTTTATAGCTGGAATGGCCAAAGAGCTTTATTCGACAGACAAAATGAGTCAATATGGTGGGACTTTGTTTGGTGGGGTTGATCGATACAGCATGGAGAAGGAGTGGCGTGAATCAGCAGGGACAATCCTCTTTATTGGTGTTTTCCTATCTGTGATCTTTCTATTGGCTACGGTTCTCGTGATTTACTACAAACAGATTTCAGAAGGCTATGAGGACCGGGAAAATTTTGTGATCTTGCAACAAGTAGGATTGGACCAAAAGCAAACCGGCACCACCATACGCAAACAGATTCTCACCGTCTTTTTCCTTCCATTATTCTTCTCCTTCCTCTACCTAGGAGTGGCCTATAAGATGATTGCAAAAATCGTTGCTCTCTTAGGAGCGAACAATGCGGGCTTGGTCCTTCAAACAACCTTAGCCATCTGCGCTGTCTTTTTCATCTCTTATATCCTCGTCTTTCTTCTGACTTCTAGAAGTTATCGAAAGATTGTCGTGAGATAG
- a CDS encoding ABC transporter ATP-binding protein yields the protein MTLLDVQHIKKIYKTRFQGTQVEALKDIHFTVEKGEYVAIMGESGSGKSTLLNILAMLDQPTEGRVYLNSIDTSTIKNKDASSFRREKLGFVFQDFNLLDTLSVKDNILLPLVLSRRPVKEMMSKVDSVSRELGIHQLLEKYPYEISGGQKQRVAVARAIITSPEILLADEPTGALDSKSSAALLDVFEDINTMGQTILMVTHSTAAAARAKRVLFIKDGILYNQIFRGEKTERQMFQEISDTLTVMASKEDRDV from the coding sequence ATGACCCTACTAGACGTTCAACATATCAAAAAAATTTACAAAACCCGCTTTCAAGGAACGCAGGTCGAAGCCTTAAAGGATATCCATTTTACCGTGGAAAAAGGTGAGTACGTCGCTATCATGGGGGAATCAGGATCTGGGAAATCCACCCTCCTCAATATCCTAGCCATGCTGGATCAGCCGACTGAAGGGCGGGTTTACCTAAATAGCATAGACACCTCGACCATCAAGAACAAGGACGCGTCGAGCTTCCGTCGCGAAAAACTAGGCTTCGTCTTTCAAGATTTCAACCTGCTCGATACCTTGTCTGTCAAGGACAATATCCTCCTGCCTCTCGTCCTCTCTCGCAGACCGGTCAAGGAAATGATGAGCAAGGTCGATAGCGTCAGTCGGGAGTTGGGCATTCACCAGCTCTTAGAAAAATACCCTTACGAAATCTCTGGTGGGCAAAAGCAACGGGTGGCCGTAGCACGGGCCATCATCACCTCGCCAGAAATCCTCCTGGCGGATGAGCCAACAGGGGCGCTGGATTCCAAGTCTTCGGCTGCTTTGCTGGATGTCTTTGAAGATATTAATACAATGGGGCAAACCATCCTCATGGTGACCCACTCAACTGCAGCGGCTGCTCGGGCCAAGCGCGTGCTCTTTATCAAAGACGGAATTCTCTACAACCAGATCTTCCGCGGGGAAAAAACAGAACGTCAGATGTTCCAAGAAATCTCGGATACCTTGACGGTCATGGCGAGTAAGGAGGATCGTGATGTTTAA